The following proteins come from a genomic window of Vicia villosa cultivar HV-30 ecotype Madison, WI unplaced genomic scaffold, Vvil1.0 ctg.002072F_1_1, whole genome shotgun sequence:
- the LOC131637678 gene encoding uncharacterized protein LOC131637678 — MSTRKFESGSSKLRKKKRIDALIEAQKGALDKFIKTNKKSKFENLGDCSSNELINHVETNNIDIDNQNENIDNFVEEVNNIDNDENDNSNLLTEELHSVDATKNIYDPSQWINISTSLRDLLVEKGPIKVTDIDFPKDESTRHFSSSFYIQKLSNGKNRERRWLIYSQDLNKVFYFCCKLFNTLSSTSKLASDGICDWKNMGNTLRSHEMSKEHIVNMNSWIDLDMRLLKNKTIETHVQDQINRDREHWRNVLLRIIAVVKTFGKNNLAFRGTNEKIYQEHNGNFLSLIEMIAEFDHIMQEHIRRIKNNEIHNHYLGHRIQNELISLIANEIKTKIVRKIINAKYFSIILDCTPDISHQEQMSFVLRCVDISSTSIQIVEHFVEFLIVNDTTGKGIFDAIVNEINTIGIDISNLRGQGYDNGSNMKGKHQGVQKRFLDINPRSFYTPCGCHSLNLVICDMASCCPKATSFFGVLQRIYTLFSSSTKRWKILQDQIPNLTLKSLSQTRWESRIESVRALRFQTSQVRDALLKLSEMTDEAKIKSEAECLTTYELENFEFLLGMTIWYEILIAVNSVSKNMQSNDMCIDVAIDQLKGLVSFFEKYRENGFENALISTKEIAIEMNIEPKFREKRIIHRKKQFDEIIDNEVIKSPEESFKTDYFLYIIDQAITSFQSRFEQFKIYYDIFGFLFSIKILKSIGIENLKENCFNLEKSLKHNAESDIDGLDLFMELKILREIIQVENDTPIDILNYIKRLDSFPNAYIAYRIMLTIPITVASAERSFSKLKLTKSYLRSTMSQQRLNGLALLSIEKEMLNEIDYKSLINDFASQKARKVKF; from the coding sequence ATGTCGACTCGAAAATTTGAATCTGGAAGttcaaaattaagaaaaaagaaaagaattgatGCTTTAATTGAAGCACAAAAAGGAGCTTTAGATAAAtttatcaaaacaaacaaaaaaagtaaATTTGAAAACTTAGGTGATTGTTCATCAAATGAACTAATTAATCATGTAGAAACTAACAATATAGACATAGACAACCAAAATGAAAATATAGATAATTTTGTAGAAGAAGTTAACAATATAGACAATGATGAAAATGACAATAGTAATTTATTAACAGAAGAGCTTCATAGTGTTGACGCCACTAAAAATATATATGATCCAAGTCAATGGATAAATATTAGTACAAGTTTGAGAGATTTATTAGTAGAAAAAGGTCCGATTAAAGTTACCGATATTGATTTTCCTAAGGATGAATCCACAAGACACTTTTCTTCCTCATTTTATATTCAAAAGTTGTCTAATGGAAAAAACCGTGAAAGAAGATGGCTAATATATTCTCAAGATTTGaataaagtattttatttttgttgtaaaTTATTTAATACTCTTTCTAGTACAAGCAAATTAGCAAGTGATGGTATTTGCGATTGGAAAAACATGGGTAATAcgttgaggagtcatgagatgaGTAAGGAACACATTGTAAATATGAATTCATGGATTGATTTAGATATGAGattgttaaaaaataaaacaattgaaacACATGTTCAAGATCAAATAAATAGAGATAGAGAACATTGGAGAAATGTATTGTTAAGAATAATTGCGGTTGTTAAAACTTTTGGAAAAAATAACTTAGCATTTCGCGGAACAAATGAAAAGATTTACCAAGAACATAATGGAAATTTTTTAAGTCTAATTGAAATGATTGCTGAATTTGATCATATAATGCAAGAACACATTCGCCGAATTAAAAATAATGAAATCCACAATCATTACCTTGGACATAGGATACAAAATGAGTTAATAAGTTTGATAGCaaatgaaattaaaacaaaaattgttCGAAAAATTATTAatgcaaaatatttttcaattatactTGATTGTACTCCGGATATAAGTCATCAAGAGCAAATGTCTTTTGTATTACGATGTGTAGATATTTCTTCTACTTCAATACAAATAGTTGAACATTTTGTGGAATTTTTAATAGTAAATGATACAACTGGAAAAGGTATTTTTGATGCAATTGTGAATGAAATAAATACTATTGGAATTGATATTAGTAACTTAAGAGGGCAAGGTTATGATAATGGGTCTAATATGAAGGGAAAACATCAAGGTGTGCAAAAAAGATTTTTAGACATTAATCCTAGATCATTTTATACTCCGTGTGGTTGTCATAGTTTAAATTTAGTAATTTGTGATATGGCTAGTTGTTGTCCTAAAGCTACATCTTTTTTTGGAGTATTACAACGCATATATAcactattttcttcttctactaAAAGATGGAAAATTCTACAAGATCAAATTCCCAACCTAACACTTAAATCATTGTCACAAACACGTTGGGAAAGTCGTATTGAAAGTGTAAGAGCTTTGAGATTTCAAACTTCACAAGTAAGAGATGCTTTATTAAAATTGTCTGAAATGACCGATGAGGCTAAAATTAAAAGTGAAGCAGAATGTTTAACGACTTATGAACTTGAAAATTTCGAGTTTTTGCTAGGCATGACTATTTGGTATGAGATATTAATTGCAGTAAACTCTGTTAGTAAAAATATGCAATCAAATGATATGTGTATTGACGTTGCTATAGATCAGCTAAAAGGTCTTGTTTCATTTTTTGAAAAGTATAGGGAAAATGGATTTGAAAATGCTTTGATTTCTACAAAAGAAATTGCTATTGAAATGAATATAGAACCTAAATTTCGTGAAAAACGTATTATTCATAGAAAGAAACAATTTGATGAGATTATAGACAATGAAGTTATAAAATCACCTGAAGAATCATTTAAAACAGATTATTTCTTATATATAATAGATCAAGCAATAACTTCGTTTCAAAGTAGatttgaacaatttaaaatatattatgataTTTTTGGTTTTCTATTTAGTATTAAGATATTAAAATCCATTGGCattgaaaatttaaaagaaaattgttTTAACCTTGAAAAATCATTGAAACATAACGCCGAATCTGATATTGATGGGTTAGATTTATTTATGGAACTAAAAATTTTAAGAGAAATAATACAAGTGGAAAATGATACTCCAATTGACATACTTAATTATATAAAGAGACTTGATTCTTTTCCAAATGCATATATTGCTTATAGAATAATGTTAACAATTCCTATTACTGTTGCGTCTGCCGaaagaagtttttcaaaattaaagttAACAAAATCTTACTTAAGGTCTACAATGTCTCAACAAAGATTAAATGGATTAGCTTTATTatcaattgaaaaagaaatgttaAACGAAATTGATTACAAAAGTTTAATAAATGATTTTGCTTCTCAAAAAGCTAGaaaagtaaaattttaa